From the Pedobacter cryoconitis genome, one window contains:
- a CDS encoding LytR/AlgR family response regulator transcription factor, with product MNITCYIVDDEYHVISTLREYISEVPYLELVGFNSNPEKGLIEVNRLAPDLVFLDINMPMLDGMDFCQLITTSTKVVFVSGYRDYAFDAFSHNAVDYLLKPVSHKRFMQAIHKVISFVPMLSGKPSAQHASSEVSYIYIKHGVKGRLIKIEFDDIYYIESNDNQVVFNLENENYIAYVPLKNVLPQLPGTSFLRIHKSFVVNHKKISHIEGNMVILKNKTILQLGNTYKDSFFKYVGLSVLKTNK from the coding sequence ATTACCTGCTATATTGTTGATGATGAGTATCATGTGATCAGTACTTTAAGAGAGTACATTAGTGAAGTTCCTTATCTTGAATTAGTTGGATTTAACAGTAATCCTGAAAAAGGACTGATCGAAGTGAACAGACTGGCACCAGATCTGGTTTTTCTGGATATCAATATGCCGATGCTGGATGGAATGGATTTTTGCCAGTTGATTACTACCTCGACCAAAGTTGTTTTTGTAAGTGGTTACAGAGATTATGCTTTTGATGCATTCAGCCATAATGCGGTAGACTATTTATTGAAGCCGGTATCCCATAAAAGGTTTATGCAGGCCATACATAAAGTGATCAGTTTTGTACCGATGCTAAGCGGGAAGCCTTCTGCTCAGCATGCCTCATCCGAAGTCTCTTACATCTATATTAAGCATGGAGTGAAAGGGAGATTGATCAAAATAGAATTTGATGATATTTATTATATAGAATCAAATGATAATCAGGTGGTTTTTAACCTAGAAAATGAGAATTACATCGCTTATGTCCCTTTAAAAAATGTCCTTCCTCAATTACCGGGAACGAGCTTTCTGCGTATCCATAAATCCTTTGTAGTGAACCATAAAAAGATCAGCCACATTGAAGGGAATATGGTCATTTTAAAGAATAAAACTATACTGCAACTCGGTAATACCTACAAAGATTCTTTCTTTAAATACGTTGGCTTAAGCGTGTTAAAAACTAATAAATAA
- a CDS encoding zinc-dependent alcohol dehydrogenase family protein: MKAYQITENYNIETLALVQKDYPKVLPHQVLVKMSSVSLNYRDLLVINGIDNWKPPVGRVPISDGVGRIVEIGSQVSSLVVGDRVTGLFLPNWIEGKLRPEKLTNSLGGNAHDGLLQEYVVFGETEVIKVPAFLTDDAAATLPCAALTAWHGLIEKGKINKGNTVLIQGTGGVSIFSMQFALMTGAEVILISSSEEKLNLANKMGVNHLINYKTTPNWEDKVFELTNGSGVDHVVEVVGSDHINRSIDAVSFDGTVSLIGVINGLYGNINTAKIMSKEIKLQGIEVGSKEMFERMNKAIEARQMQPVIYKTFPFSEAREAFHSLQAGNHFGKICIQF; this comes from the coding sequence ATGAAAGCTTATCAAATAACAGAAAATTATAACATAGAAACATTGGCTTTGGTACAGAAGGACTATCCTAAAGTATTACCTCATCAGGTATTGGTCAAAATGAGTTCGGTATCCCTAAATTATAGGGATCTGCTTGTCATTAATGGTATCGATAATTGGAAACCACCAGTTGGACGTGTACCTATTTCTGATGGTGTTGGCAGAATAGTTGAAATCGGGAGTCAGGTAAGCTCACTGGTGGTTGGTGATCGTGTGACAGGTCTTTTTCTTCCGAACTGGATTGAAGGTAAACTAAGACCTGAAAAACTTACAAATTCCCTGGGAGGAAATGCACACGATGGATTGCTACAGGAATATGTTGTGTTTGGTGAAACTGAAGTGATCAAAGTGCCAGCTTTTCTAACTGATGATGCAGCGGCCACATTACCATGTGCTGCACTTACAGCCTGGCACGGATTAATTGAAAAAGGAAAGATAAATAAAGGAAATACTGTACTGATTCAGGGAACAGGCGGAGTCTCCATATTTTCCATGCAATTTGCCTTAATGACGGGTGCTGAGGTTATTCTTATTTCAAGCAGTGAAGAAAAGTTAAATCTGGCAAATAAAATGGGCGTCAATCACCTGATCAATTACAAAACAACCCCGAACTGGGAAGATAAGGTGTTTGAATTAACGAATGGTTCAGGAGTTGATCACGTGGTTGAAGTTGTCGGAAGCGACCATATTAACCGATCAATTGATGCCGTATCCTTCGATGGTACGGTATCGTTGATCGGAGTGATCAATGGCTTGTATGGAAATATCAATACTGCGAAAATTATGTCCAAAGAAATCAAACTACAGGGAATTGAGGTGGGTTCTAAGGAAATGTTTGAAAGAATGAATAAAGCCATAGAAGCCAGACAGATGCAACCGGTCATTTACAAAACATTTCCGTTCAGTGAAGCGAGGGAAGCTTTCCATTCTTTACAGGCAGGAAATCATTTTGGAAAGATTTGTATTCAATTTTAA
- a CDS encoding winged helix-turn-helix transcriptional regulator gives MSTKKFNSTNTLNELYLDERCTLNKVLRIIGKRWVSEVLVLIKEDVSRFSYLKECLTGISDNVLSNVLNELIKSELVKKEIFNDVPLRVEYKITESGLALVNVMHDLCSWGKKHIPYEVRIKPTFKKKTI, from the coding sequence ATGAGCACGAAAAAATTCAATTCCACCAATACGCTAAATGAACTTTATCTTGATGAGCGTTGTACCTTGAACAAGGTTTTACGGATCATTGGCAAACGATGGGTTTCAGAAGTGTTGGTGCTGATCAAAGAGGATGTATCCAGGTTTTCTTACCTGAAAGAATGTCTGACCGGGATCTCGGATAATGTATTGTCAAATGTTTTAAATGAGCTGATTAAATCCGAACTGGTTAAAAAGGAAATTTTTAATGATGTCCCTTTAAGAGTAGAGTATAAAATTACAGAAAGTGGGTTAGCGTTAGTGAATGTAATGCACGACTTATGTAGCTGGGGTAAAAAGCATATTCCATACGAAGTCCGGATTAAACCCACATTTAAAAAGAAAACCATTTAA